The Alnus glutinosa chromosome 1, dhAlnGlut1.1, whole genome shotgun sequence region ATAAATGGCGGCACTTTTTTTATGTCCTCTATATTTCATAGTCTCAAAATTCTTCTTGATCACGTGCCATTTTCCCTGCTCTCCCAAACGACTAATAATGGTAATAAAGATCTTTGGGTCAGGATATAACCCTTGTTCTTGCATTTCAGTGAACAACTCAAGGGCCTTAGATAGATTCCCAGCCCTACAGTGCCACCGAATTAATGAGTTCCATGTTGTTATATCAGGTATTATACCTTCTTgtttcattttctcaaacactTCCAATGCTTCATCTAACTCGCCATATTTCCCAAACGTATCTATAATGCTGTTATAAATCTGTTTATCTAATGACATCCCCATCTCCCTAATCTCTTCTACAATTCCCATTGCTTTCTTCCACATCCCATTATCCCTGTAAAGACCAATAACTTTGCTATACACAAATGAGCTCAGCTGAAACCTCTTGCACCTCATTTCATTGATTATTGCCCAAGTATCTTCCAATCGCCCGGCATTCACATAGTAATCCACAAGAACCTCATATGTTTCTTGATTCTTATGAATACCCAAATCGCCCATTACCTCTAATACCTTAACTGCAACTCTCAGGAGGCCTTTCTTTAAGAAAACTCTTAGCAAAACATTGTACATTTTCACTCTAGGCTTAAACCCAGAACATATCATTTCTTGAAATACTGCTTCAGCTTCTGAAGTCCTGCCAATACTTCCAAGAGCTTCAATCAAATGAGTGTATGATATTAAGTTTGGATGAAAGCCCAAAGCCTCCATTTGCGCAAGAAGAGCCAAAGCCTTGTCAATATCTCCTACCCTGCAACAAGCACATATTAATTGATTGTATAGCTCACCAGAAAGTTCCTTTCCATTTCCAGGACCATTTTGGCACTCTGTAATCAATTCCTTATCGTCAATTGCTCTTAAACTGACTTCTTTGACACCCTTGTGCTTCAATGAATAATCTAAGGAACTAAAGATCTTGTATTTCCTATGGCATTTGAGACAACTTGGgcagaaaaagaagcaagaggTGACACCACGGATGGATGATAGGGAAGGCAATTTGGGACAGAAGATTGACTGCATCTCCATGGCCATATCATATGATTTCTACTTCTGCAACAAAGAAATCACATGAGATGAGAATTGGAACAAGAGATCTGAACCAGGAACTTTATGTAAGCAAAACTGAAAGTAAGCTGTTAACTTTTTGAGAAGTGCCAAAAACAGCACCCCCATCCTACTGGGCAGATGTGCTGACGTGGCAGTACCCAAcaacccttgatttttttttttttttttttttaacaagggctTATGTTGGCCAGTGGGATGGGGGTAAAGCATTACTCTTAACTTTTTCTATAACCATAATCAGTACATTGAtaacaaatttatatatttgcTGAATCATGAAGCAaccttttttatgtttttatttttaggtggTTGGGGAGGGGGATGCTAAGGAATATCCCACTCTAACTCAATCCTTGAATTTGAAATATAATATTCTTTCTACTGATTTTCAAAAACCATATATTACAGAGACATAAATCCACATGTGGATTTCACTAACATAAAGGAATCTATACTAGTTAAACCTCATTCAAGCATTTTAAGCCCCGATATCCCTTCCTCttaattaagaaatttaaaaacatCATAGAATTTGTACCCGTTACTCTGAAAGTTCTATAGATACCTGGAAATGTGATATGTCTACCACAAAGGCCCAGTAACTACACGCTCTACAACAGTCATTATCCATTCACATCAGAAGAACTACTCAAGATATAAAGAGACCCATTATAATCCACCATATCTAGGGTACATTTATCTATCTTATAAAACTAATAACAACACCCAAGAATCCTTAGTTTTTTAACATTTGCCATACCCAAAACAACATCCCTCATGTAGAAAAAGAACCTTGAAATTGCCACTTCCACCTCTCTTCTCCCCACCCCACCCCAAACGCATGCTGGTGCAAACAGGCCACGCTCCAGGAATTAAAAGGCTAAAAATTTTACAACAAAGATAAGTCTCAAAATCTTCTTTTTAATTCCAGTGAAGTTtccatataatttattattcaaaGAATCGTGAATGCTCCTGATTTGGATGAAGATTTGGCAACTGACACTCTGCCACAACAAGAACAAGGACCATAGAAACAAGTTCCACACGTCTTGCAGTTGCCTCTAGTTTCTCAGCAACAAAACCGAACAAAAATGAGGTAAAGAAAACACGCATGAGAGCAACCACTTGCAATCAGTATATGTACCTCGTTCTATGCATTTTGTCCACTGTATAGAATTGAAAAGCTTtccatttgtttttcttttcttttctttttttaaaaaaaaaaaaaaaaactttagtcCCCGTTTCCTCCAGCAGATAAGCCTTGATTTTCAACTGGGTATATCCCATAttcgaaataaataaatatcacaGAGCAAATAGATAACAAGAGAGGCCATTGAAACAAGATGCACATAATATACACCATACACATGACAGGCAAATTGAACAAACAACAATGGAAAGCAAACCCAGCAAAAAGTAAGCATATTCACCGACCAGTTCatgcattgaaaaaaaaaatgaaaacaagtaAATCAAAGATAAAACTCACTGATAGGAAATGGTGAAAGCAAGGGTATGGAAACTGCGGGCCTAATTCAAAGGACTGAAGAAGATATCTTTTTTGGCATATGAGATTATGGGTTAACTTTTCTGGTTCAAGGAGGATAGCCATTAGCCAGTGTCGAGCAAGTGGTAATTTGTGGCTCCGGGCTTGTGGGCTACTCCATACGAAGGTCCCATCCGCGGCCGCGCTCCTGAGATCCTAACAATAGGCCCATAAAGGTCTCCAATTTAGTACTTTCATACCCTTAGATatgatttcaaaattattattggatgaAAAATCTAATAAGAATtcatcataaatttaataataattttaaaattcaaataaaaaaactataagaatAAGAGTATAGGGGTGCCGGTATGTGTAGCctattcttttctcattccccAACCCTGTATAACTTGGCTCATATTTAGTGAGTCGTTGACATTCTTATACGCCTACTTTCGaataatgttccgtttgttttggcgtaaaatgatttctgaaaaatgatttcgacatttttcgctgtttggtaggggcgaaaataatagttaaccggaaaatgat contains the following coding sequences:
- the LOC133853615 gene encoding pentatricopeptide repeat-containing protein CRP1, chloroplastic-like, with product MAMEMQSIFCPKLPSLSSIRGVTSCFFFCPSCLKCHRKYKIFSSLDYSLKHKGVKEVSLRAIDDKELITECQNGPGNGKELSGELYNQLICACCRVGDIDKALALLAQMEALGFHPNLISYTHLIEALGSIGRTSEAEAVFQEMICSGFKPRVKMYNVLLRVFLKKGLLRVAVKVLEVMGDLGIHKNQETYEVLVDYYVNAGRLEDTWAIINEMRCKRFQLSSFVYSKVIGLYRDNGMWKKAMGIVEEIREMGMSLDKQIYNSIIDTFGKYGELDEALEVFEKMKQEGIIPDITTWNSLIRWHCRAGNLSKALELFTEMQEQGLYPDPKIFITIISRLGEQGKWHVIKKNFETMKYRGHKKSAAIYAVLVDIYGQYGRFHDAEGCISALKSEGVQLSASMFCIIANAYAQQGLCEQTLKVLQLMEAEGIEPNIIMLNVLINAFGVAGRQIEALSIYEHMKESGISPDVVTYSTLMKAYIRAKKFDRVPEMYKEMEYAGCTPDRKAREMLQVALMVIEQRHHKY